One segment of Neodiprion fabricii isolate iyNeoFabr1 chromosome 1, iyNeoFabr1.1, whole genome shotgun sequence DNA contains the following:
- the LOC124174513 gene encoding reversion-inducing cysteine-rich protein with Kazal motifs isoform X5 has translation MKCALAGSRSDLDADCRQSDELELFSCLEKQEESERCCSNVTNETCRGVCRTAFHNPGKQSSRKLSANNCQNQMPKCLKTVAEAESAENPKQYLHCCDEATSIECLESCRSTLRTAVTNQDIFDTLEKKCGLILPHSPIWGCIMKTTTAPEPPRLPLDAAKLSCCYRAYTSNCKKLCWRVFQADWESAWSKLDNECLSSPMEGELRRCLDDSDDPCEPGCSGLSYCSRYNDRPTTLFRTCSATADNAARWEADHWVRGGVITGLGLPVRAAPSCPVKTLRAAACLFQLRPCESRIHETRLCRDDCLELLSGCVDWSAITGPHTAATLCAKLSPPRQDMPCVSLKPYLEDSPEFGVTLLPDEDITTPCLPNPCLPNQVCILHPNAAKIHQCVASCLLGEISKQTVPLGTWVQVPRAEQQGCLKICKCTLHGLEKCRDLNCFSFNSCWVQDRFVTHRSNFYLECNPCTCFEGEITCSRKSCGDFRAASLPCDCPAHYVPVCGRLGVTFASACLAKCFGVRMNKIEFGSCSSRDPCTPDPCDSTEKCVRRPRVCLSNIHKPCAQHECVSLDCDLRHDTNGPVCDKDNREHASLCALIRAGAALGYRGPCLQGCSLRGPVCGINGEVYPNECSAWGAGTSVDYVGPCIAVGLVGNVAIQRCGEIVECPPLAAPNCIGVTPPGACCPVCGGAARLFYSRKQLDRILHVMDEELDRDAVTLGAMIVALGRQIQVSQCMLRGALTPEGDIFVINQPLPTKPSALQLQACIAEIEKLVTRISERSPKILAEVPLGSLTRAEIMHGHVSGSSSNRSWIAMLSFAMMLLLGSY, from the exons ATGAAATGTGCTTTGGCAGGCAGCAGGTCGGATTTAGATGCAGATTGCAGGCAGAGTGATGAATTGGAATTGTTCTCGTGCTTGGAGAAGCAGGAAGAAAGCGAAAGATGCTGCAGCAATGTGACGAATGAGACGTGCCGGGGTGTGTGCAGAACGGCTTTTCACAATCCTGGAAAACAGTCTTCGCGTAAGCTGAGCGCAAACAATTGCCAGAATCAAATGCCCAAGTGTTTGAAAACGGTTGCTGAAGCTGAGAGTGCCGAAAATCCAAAGCAAT ATTTACACTGCTGCGACGAAGCCACAAGCATCGAATGTTTAGAAAGCTGTCGGAGTACTTTGCGCACGGCGGTTACTAATCAGGATATTTTCGATAcgttggagaaaaaatgtgGTCTGATATTGCCTCACTCGCCGATATGGGGGTGTATAATGAAGACCACAACCGCTCCGGAACCCCCGCGTCTTCCCCTAGATGCTGCGAAACTCTCGTGCTGTTACCGAGCCTATACatcaaattgcaaaaaattatgcTGGCGGGTGTTTCAAGCAGACTGGGAGTCGGCTTGGTCGAAACTCGACAACGAGTGCCTATCGTCCCCCATGGAAGGGGAGCTTAGAAGGTGTCTAGACGATTCAGACGATCCATGCGAGCCGGGATGCTCCGGGCTGAGCTATTGCTCACGGTACAATGACAGGCCGACCACGTTGTTCAG AACGTGTTCAGCGACCGCGGACAACGCTGCACGATGGGAAGCCGATCATTGGGTTCGAGGCGGTGTGATAACAGGATTGGGGCTACCAGTAAGAGCTGCACCCTCGTGTCCTGTTAAAACGCTTCGCGCAGCGGCCTGTTTGTTTCAATTGCGTCCGTGCGAATCGCGGATTCACGAAACGCGTCTTTGCAGAGACGACTGCTTGGAGCTTCTTTCAGGGTGCGTGGATTGGTCGGCGATAACGGGACCACACACGGCGGCCACGTTGTGCGCAAAACTCTCCCCTCCGCGTCAAGACATGCCGTGTGTCTCGCTGAAACCATACCTCGAAGATTCCCCGGAGTTCGGAGTAACGCTTTTACCCGATGAGGACATCACGACACCCTGCCTGCCGAATCCTTGCCTGCCTAATCAGGTCTGCATTCTGCATCCGAACGCCGCGAAGATTCATCAGTGCGTAGCTAGTTGTTTGTTGggtgaaatttccaagcaaacGGTCCCTCTGGGCACTTGGGTCCAGGTTCCGAGAGCCGAGCAGCAAGGCTGTCTGAAAATTTGCAAGTGCACGTTGCACGGTCTGGAAAAGTGCAGAGACCTCAACTGTTTCAGCTTCAATTCCTGCTGGGTTCAAGACAGGTTTGTCACGCACAGATCGAATTTCTACCTCGAGTGTAATCCGTGCACCTGTTTCGAAGGTGAGATTACGTGCTCTCGCAAAAGCTGCGGCGATTTCAGGGCGGCCTCCTTACCCTGTGATTGTCCGGCCCACTATGTCCCCGTATGCGGAAGACTCGGGGTTACATTCGCATCGGCTTGCCTGGCGAAATGCTTTGGCGTTCGGATGAACAAGATCGAATTCGGCAGCTGTTCATCCAGGGATCCATGCACTCCGGACCCATGCGACAGTACGGAAAAATGCGTTCGACGGCCCCGCGTATGCTTATCGAATATCCACAAGCCCTGTGCCCAGCACGAGTGCGTTTCACTCGACTGTGATCTTCGTCATGATACGAATGGTCCCGTCTGCGATAAGGATAACAGAGAGCACGCTTCCTTGTGTGCTCTGATTCGCGCCGGTGCCGCACTTGGGTACAGAGGGCCGTGCCTCCAGGGATGCAGTCTTCGCGGTCCCGTGTGCGGTATAAACGGCGAAGTTTATCCGAACGAGTGCTCCGCATGGGGAGCTGGGACGTCGGTCGATTACGTGGGACCTTGCATTGCTGTGGGACTCGTTGGCAATGTGGCGATACAACGATGCGGAGAGATCGTAGAATGCCCACCATTAGCTGCCCCCAATTGTATCGGCGTCACTCCCCCCGGTGCTTGCTGCCCCGTGTGCGGAGGAGCCGCGAGATTATTCTACTCTCGGAAGCAG CTTGATAGGATCTTGCACGTGATGGATGAAGAGTTGGACCGGGATGCAGTAACGCTGGGTGCTATGATCGTTGCCCTGGGGCGACAGATTCAAGTATCGCAGTGCATGCTGAGGGGCGCGTTGACCCCCGAGGGAGACATATTCGTAATCAATCAACCGCTCCCTACGAAGCCATCGGCACTTCAGTTGCAAGCATGCATAGCCGAGATTGAAAAGCTTGTAACACGAATTTCGGAAAGGAGTCCTAAGATATTGGCAGAAGTGCCACTCGGCTCGTTGACAAGAGCGGAGATAATGCACGGCCATGTGTCCGGTTCCTCGTCCAACCGATCATGGATTGCCATGCTTTCATTTGCGATGATGCTGCTTTTGGGATCGTATTAG